Proteins encoded within one genomic window of Guyparkeria hydrothermalis:
- the flgH gene encoding flagellar basal body L-ring protein FlgH, producing MKPSIHRLFRVTALVGLALLAGCASQPPIKPDPQFDAAMPPEPSQHNPVQSNGAIFQTGQVDNMFADARPYRVGDILTVILEERMQASKSAQTSTGKSQEVGITPPNVLGLSGPLVERLNAQIAGERDFAGDGESSQQNTLNGQITVTVSRVLSNGNLVIRGQKWIGINQGSEFIKLAGMVRPQDIAPDNTVMSTRVANAKIAYGGEGVINESNNMGWMARFFNSPVFPF from the coding sequence ATGAAACCGTCAATCCACCGCCTTTTCCGGGTAACGGCCCTCGTCGGGCTGGCGCTGCTGGCCGGCTGTGCCAGCCAGCCGCCGATCAAGCCCGATCCGCAGTTCGATGCCGCCATGCCGCCGGAGCCGTCCCAGCACAATCCGGTGCAGAGCAACGGCGCCATCTTCCAGACGGGGCAGGTGGACAACATGTTCGCCGATGCCCGGCCCTACCGGGTGGGCGACATCCTGACGGTCATTTTGGAAGAGCGGATGCAGGCCTCGAAGAGTGCCCAGACTTCCACCGGCAAGAGCCAGGAAGTGGGGATCACCCCGCCGAACGTGCTGGGTCTCAGCGGCCCGCTGGTCGAGCGACTCAACGCCCAGATCGCCGGCGAGCGCGACTTCGCCGGTGACGGCGAAAGCAGCCAGCAGAACACGCTCAACGGCCAGATCACCGTCACCGTCTCGCGGGTGCTGTCGAACGGCAATCTCGTGATCCGCGGCCAGAAGTGGATCGGCATCAATCAGGGCAGCGAGTTCATCAAGCTTGCCGGCATGGTGCGCCCGCAGGACATCGCGCCGGACAACACGGTCATGTCCACGCGTGTTGCCAACGCCAAGATCGCCTACGGCGGCGAGGGCGTGATCAACGAGTCGAACAACATGGGCTGGATGGCCCGCTTCTTCAACAGCCCGGTGTTCCCGTTCTGA
- a CDS encoding flagellar basal body P-ring protein FlgI codes for MVLVAAGIAWAPQAGAERIKDVASFAGVRDNQLVGYGIVVGLAGTGDQTTQVPFTRQSIQNMLERQGLSPDGGNVQLANVAAVMVTATLPPFAKPGQTIDVTVSSMGNADSLRGGELLMTPLKGADDNIYAVAQGSLVVGGLDASGRDGSRVTVNIPTAGRIPNGATVERSVPSKMGGAGAVFLNLHEPDFTTARRMEKAINDALGGGVAQAVDGGTVKVRAPDAPDQRVGFMSVLENVNVEPGDGPARVVVNSRSGTVVIGQNVTIEAAAVSHGNLTVTVDESLNVSQPAPFSQGETVVTPDSNVAVQEENSRAFLFDPGVKLNDIVQAVNAVGASPSDLVAILQALKRAGALKAQLIVI; via the coding sequence ATGGTTCTGGTGGCCGCTGGCATCGCTTGGGCGCCGCAGGCCGGGGCCGAGCGGATCAAGGACGTGGCCAGCTTCGCCGGGGTTCGCGACAACCAGCTGGTCGGCTACGGCATCGTGGTGGGTCTCGCCGGTACTGGCGATCAGACCACGCAGGTGCCGTTCACCCGCCAGAGCATCCAGAACATGCTCGAGCGCCAGGGACTGTCGCCCGATGGCGGCAATGTCCAGCTGGCCAACGTTGCCGCCGTCATGGTCACCGCGACCTTGCCGCCGTTCGCCAAGCCGGGGCAGACCATCGACGTGACCGTGTCCTCGATGGGCAATGCCGACAGTCTCCGCGGGGGCGAGCTTCTGATGACGCCGCTCAAGGGCGCGGACGACAACATCTACGCCGTCGCGCAGGGCAGCCTGGTCGTCGGCGGGCTGGATGCCTCTGGGCGTGATGGCTCGCGGGTGACCGTCAACATTCCCACGGCTGGCCGGATCCCGAACGGGGCGACAGTCGAGCGCAGCGTGCCGAGCAAGATGGGCGGCGCGGGCGCCGTGTTCCTCAACCTGCACGAGCCCGACTTCACCACCGCTCGGCGGATGGAAAAGGCCATCAACGATGCGCTCGGCGGCGGGGTGGCGCAGGCCGTCGACGGCGGCACGGTCAAGGTGCGTGCGCCGGATGCGCCGGACCAGCGCGTCGGTTTCATGTCGGTGCTCGAGAATGTGAACGTCGAACCGGGGGATGGCCCGGCGCGCGTGGTGGTCAACTCGCGCAGCGGCACGGTGGTGATCGGCCAGAACGTCACCATCGAGGCGGCCGCCGTCTCTCACGGCAACCTGACCGTGACCGTGGACGAGAGCCTCAACGTGTCGCAGCCCGCGCCGTTCAGTCAGGGCGAGACGGTCGTCACGCCGGACTCGAACGTCGCGGTCCAGGAGGAAAACAGCCGCGCGTTCCTGTTCGATCCGGGCGTGAAGCTCAACGATATCGTGCAGGCGGTCAATGCCGTGGGTGCCTCGCCTTCGGACCTGGTGGCGATCCTGCAGGCGCTCAAGCGCGCCGGGGCGCTCAAGGCCCAGCTGATCGTGATTTGA
- the flgJ gene encoding flagellar assembly peptidoglycan hydrolase FlgJ: MVDPAQIRSYTDFQGLNQLKSQAGKDPAQALKTVASQFETQFVKMMLQSMREATPRDGLFNSDQMKTFEGMFDQEIAQKLSSRAGGIGLAEMIERQLAKTTSEAKPTPEGGYPLERQAEGMTTASEARAYPLPDASEWTLRPHAWMKQEDGKDAAKAEGDKLEQAGPTKERLAAIQSAGQSAPSEPTSRQPAYWESPEQFVEAILPHAREAADKLGVSPKVLVAQSALETGWGKHVPHDDSGRASHNFFGIKADRGWDGERQVHGTLEFESGSLVRRQAAFREYDSMAGSFNDFARFIQDNPRYGKALEARNDPEQFARELQQAGYATDPKYADKLISIMNSPALKDVV; encoded by the coding sequence ATGGTCGATCCGGCACAGATTCGTTCCTATACCGACTTCCAGGGGCTGAACCAGCTCAAGTCGCAGGCTGGCAAGGACCCGGCTCAGGCGTTAAAGACGGTCGCCTCCCAGTTCGAGACGCAGTTCGTCAAGATGATGCTGCAGTCGATGCGCGAGGCCACACCGCGCGACGGCCTGTTCAACAGCGACCAGATGAAGACCTTCGAGGGCATGTTCGATCAGGAGATCGCGCAGAAGCTCTCGAGTCGGGCAGGCGGTATCGGTCTGGCCGAGATGATCGAGCGTCAGCTTGCGAAGACCACCAGTGAGGCAAAGCCGACGCCGGAGGGCGGCTACCCGCTCGAGCGGCAGGCGGAGGGCATGACCACGGCGAGCGAAGCACGGGCGTATCCGCTGCCGGATGCCTCCGAGTGGACCCTGCGGCCGCATGCGTGGATGAAGCAGGAAGACGGCAAGGACGCCGCTAAGGCCGAGGGCGACAAGCTCGAGCAGGCGGGGCCGACCAAGGAGCGTCTGGCGGCCATCCAGTCGGCGGGCCAGTCCGCACCCAGCGAGCCGACTTCGCGACAGCCGGCGTACTGGGAATCGCCGGAACAGTTCGTCGAGGCGATCCTGCCGCACGCCCGCGAGGCGGCCGACAAGCTGGGTGTCTCGCCCAAGGTGCTGGTGGCGCAGTCGGCGCTGGAGACCGGTTGGGGCAAGCATGTCCCGCACGACGACAGTGGTCGGGCGAGCCACAACTTCTTCGGCATCAAGGCCGACCGAGGCTGGGACGGCGAGCGCCAGGTGCACGGCACGCTCGAGTTCGAATCGGGCAGCCTGGTGCGCCGTCAGGCGGCCTTCCGCGAGTACGACTCCATGGCCGGATCGTTCAACGACTTCGCCCGTTTCATCCAGGACAACCCGCGCTACGGCAAGGCTCTTGAGGCACGCAATGATCCCGAACAGTTTGCCCGCGAGCTGCAGCAGGCCGGCTACGCCACCGACCCGAAGTACGCCGACAAGCTGATCTCGATTATGAACTCGCCGGCCCTGAAGGACGTGGTCTGA